The sequence CCGGCTTTGCCCGCTCGATCAGGTGCGGAAAATGGGCCACGCTGCCATCAGCGCGCGGCACCAGCGACACCGGCGCGAGCGCGGCGGCCTGCACCAGGTCCGTGCTGACGACGCCGCCAGCGCCCTCGCCCAGCCGCAGGCCGTCGCCGGTGTTGCCGCGCGAGGCGGCCGACCAGTGTTCGCGGCCGGTGGGCGCGTGCGGCAGCAACGCCTTCTTGCGCGCCACGTCATGCGGAAAGCCGCCGCAGGCCAGCACCACGCCGCGCGCGGCACGGATCTCGATGTCGCCGCCGGGCGAGCCGACGACGGCGCCGGTCACCCGGCCATCGGCCGTGAGCAGGCGCCGGGCCGGGCTGTTCACGCGAATCTCCACGCCGGCTTCAAACGCCGAAGCCGCCAAGCCGGCCACCAGCGCATTGCCGTTGACCAGCCGCATGCCGCGCCGGTGGAGCGCCAGGTCGCGCCAGTGGCGCAGCACCAGTTTGGTGACGTGCCAGAACGAGGCGGGCTTGCGTGTGGCGTTCAGGAAATGCCTGAGTTCCGCGCCCGACGCGATGCCCATGCCCCACAGCGTGGTTTCTGGCAGCGGCGGCTTGAGGGTCTTGATGTTGCCTGCCAGCCGGCGGCCGTCAAAGGGCGCGGCGCAGATCGAGCGCCCGCCCGTGGCCGCGTCGGGCGTGCGGCCGTGAAAGTCGGGAACGCCGTTGCCGTCGATGAACTGCAGCGCAGTTTTGGAACGGAAAAACTCGACCATGCGCGGGCCGTTGTCCAGGAAGGCGCGCGCCCTGGCCTCGTCAAACTGCGCACCGAGTTCGTGCCGCAGATACGACAGCGGCTTGTCAATGGACTCGGTGAGGCCGCCTTCAACAGCCAGCGGGTTGCGCGGAATCCACATCCAGCCACCCGACCAGGCGGTGGTGCCGCCGTACTGCGGGTCTTTCTCGATGACGATGACCTTCAGCCCCAGATGCGCCGCCACCACCGCCGCCGACAGGCCACCCGCGCCCGAGCCGATGACCAGCAGGTCGCAGGTTTGCGCAGGGTGTGAAGCGACAGGCATGGAGGCGTGTCCCCCATCAGTAGGGGCCGCGGAACCGGCTTCGCCGGGCCGCAGGCGCAGCGCCCCCTCGGGGGGCAGCGCAGCACACGAAGTGGCAAGCGTGGGGGTCATTTCAGGCAGCGTAAATACGCTTGAGTCCGCCAGTGCCATTCAAACTGGCGGTACTCGCGGTATCGGCCAGGCGCGCGGCGGACTTGGTGAAAAAAGGCGATGCGCTGCTGGCAGCGGCCAGTTGCGCGGCCAGCGACAGCAGATCAGGCCCCAGCGCCAGCATGCGCTCCCGGGTAAAGCGCACCGTCGGCCCGGCAATGCTGATGATGCCCATGGGCGGCTGGCCGGCCAGTTGCACCGGCGCGGCCATGGCATTCAGGCCTGCCGTGTAGGTTTCCTCGGTGAGGCTGAAACCGCGTTCGCGCGTCTCTCGCACCGCGTCCATCACGGCCTGCAGGCTGGCCGGCGCATTCGGGCCGAATTCCTGCGGGTTGCCCAGACCCTGCTGCGCCACCAGGGCCAGCGCGTCGTCGTCGCTCAGCGCCGACAGCCAGGCGTGGCCGGACGACGAGCAGGACAGCTGCGCATCGCTGCCCATGTCGGGGTCGTAGCGCAGGCCCTGCCGGGCGCCCTGCGCGCGCGCCACCCAGGTCAGGCGGTTGCCATCGACCACCGACAGGCGCACCAGTTCGCCCGAGATTTCGGCCAGCCGGTCGAGCAGCGGCTGGGCAATATCGACGATGCCGGACTTGCTCAGAAAAGACAGGCCCATCGACACCAGCTTGGTGGTCAGCAGGTAGTCGCCGTGGTCGCGCGTCTGGCGCACATAGCCGCAACGCGCCAGGTCGGCCAGCAGCCGGTGCACCGCGCTGCGCGGAATGTCGAGCTGGTCGGCGATGGCGGCCATTTCCATGCCCTCGCCATGCTGGGCGAGCAGCTCAAGAATGCCCAGGGTTCGTTCAAGTACGCCGTTCATAGGGATGACACCAAAATTTGAGTTGAATAAATAGAATTAAATTCAATAGTTGAATAGTATTCCAGTTTTAGGTAGGATTGTCAAACTTTCCAACTTACCTACCTCCACACCATGCTAGAACAACTCAACGGCGCCACCCGGGTCCATTTCATCGTCGGCGACCCGATTGCCCAGGTCAAATCCCCGGCCGGCGTGACGCAAGCCTTTGAAGCCCACGGCCGCAATGCCATCGTCGTCCCCGCCCATGTGGCGCCCGAGGATTTGCTGGTCTGGCTGGCCGGCACCTCGCGCTCGCGCAACGTGGACGGCATCATCGTCACGGTGCCGCACAAGTTCGCCGCCTTTGAACTGTGCGCCACCACCTCGGACCGGGCGCGCTTTTTGAAAACCGCCAACGTGATGCGCCGCAACGCCGACGGCAGCTGGCACGGCGACATGTTCGACGGCCAGGGCTTTGTCGCCGCCCTGCAGGACAGCGGCGCCCAGCCAGCGGGCAAGCGGGCGCTGCTGGTCGGCGCGGGCGGTGCGGGTTCGGCGATTGCGCATGCGGTCGTGATGTCGGGCGTCAGCATGCTGGCGATTCACGACGAAAGCGCGGCGCGGCGCGACACGCTGATCAAGCGGCTCGACGGCCTGAACGGCGTTCGTGTCGAGGCCGGCAGCGCCAATCCCGAAGGGTTTGACCTGGTGCTCAACGCCACGCCCATCGGCATGAAGGACAGCGACCCCTTCCCTGTCGATGTCACCCGGCTGACGCCGCACATGCATGTGGGCTGCGTGATCACCGCGCCCGCCATCACGCCGCTGATTGCCGCAGCGCGCGCCACAGGCTGCAGCACGCAGACCGGCGCCGACATGTTTGCCAAGGTGCGCGATTTGATGGTCGATTTCTTGCTGGAGAAATGAG comes from Polaromonas naphthalenivorans CJ2 and encodes:
- a CDS encoding FAD-dependent oxidoreductase, producing MPVASHPAQTCDLLVIGSGAGGLSAAVVAAHLGLKVIVIEKDPQYGGTTAWSGGWMWIPRNPLAVEGGLTESIDKPLSYLRHELGAQFDEARARAFLDNGPRMVEFFRSKTALQFIDGNGVPDFHGRTPDAATGGRSICAAPFDGRRLAGNIKTLKPPLPETTLWGMGIASGAELRHFLNATRKPASFWHVTKLVLRHWRDLALHRRGMRLVNGNALVAGLAASAFEAGVEIRVNSPARRLLTADGRVTGAVVGSPGGDIEIRAARGVVLACGGFPHDVARKKALLPHAPTGREHWSAASRGNTGDGLRLGEGAGGVVSTDLVQAAALAPVSLVPRADGSVAHFPHLIERAKPGLIAVTAAGRRFTNEADSYYDFMRDLIEATPKGQPVAAWLVCDHAFIRHYGLGAVKPAPMPLGGMLNNGYLKRGGTLAELARACGIDAAGLEKTVQRYNQQAVQGQDTDFAKGETPYNRVQGDAATGQPNPCMAPLERGPFYAVKVLPGSLGTFAGLRVNASAQVLDNAGQPIAGLYAGGNDMNSMMGGRYPSGGITLGPAMTFGFIAAHHAAGIGIDSSFQEKSAVCA
- a CDS encoding IclR family transcriptional regulator; amino-acid sequence: MNGVLERTLGILELLAQHGEGMEMAAIADQLDIPRSAVHRLLADLARCGYVRQTRDHGDYLLTTKLVSMGLSFLSKSGIVDIAQPLLDRLAEISGELVRLSVVDGNRLTWVARAQGARQGLRYDPDMGSDAQLSCSSSGHAWLSALSDDDALALVAQQGLGNPQEFGPNAPASLQAVMDAVRETRERGFSLTEETYTAGLNAMAAPVQLAGQPPMGIISIAGPTVRFTRERMLALGPDLLSLAAQLAAASSASPFFTKSAARLADTASTASLNGTGGLKRIYAA
- a CDS encoding shikimate dehydrogenase family protein, translating into MLEQLNGATRVHFIVGDPIAQVKSPAGVTQAFEAHGRNAIVVPAHVAPEDLLVWLAGTSRSRNVDGIIVTVPHKFAAFELCATTSDRARFLKTANVMRRNADGSWHGDMFDGQGFVAALQDSGAQPAGKRALLVGAGGAGSAIAHAVVMSGVSMLAIHDESAARRDTLIKRLDGLNGVRVEAGSANPEGFDLVLNATPIGMKDSDPFPVDVTRLTPHMHVGCVITAPAITPLIAAARATGCSTQTGADMFAKVRDLMVDFLLEK